The Rhodanobacteraceae bacterium genomic sequence GCCGACCACGCCGGTCGCGAGTGCGGTGTTGGTCAGCCATACCGACACCCAGTACGCCCACATCGCCAGATACGCCGGCAGTTCGCCGAGCGTGCTGCGGATGTAGTCGAACGGCCCGGCGGCATCGGGCAGGACGCGCGCCAGTTTCGCGAACACCACGGCCAGCACCAGGCTGCCGGCCATCACCACGGCCCAGCCGATCAAGCCGTTGAAGCCGTACGGCGCGAGCGAAGAGGGCAGCAGGAAGATGCCCATCCCGATGACGTTGCCAACCACCAGCGCGGTGCAGGTCCAGAAACCGATCCTCGGACCGCAGTGCGCGCCGGCGGCCGGAAGCGGCGGCTCGGCGGCGGGCGTGCCGCGCGGCGCGGCCTCGTTCATGGGGACGCGGCGGCCGCGCGCGCGTAGGCCGCGCGCATCAGGTTCTGGAAATGCCAGACGCCACTTTCGCGCTTGGGGTTCAGCCGGCCGGGCGAGTAGAAACCCGACGCCAGGCCCTTCTGCACGGCCTCGCAAATCGCGGCGTCCTCGCCTTGCACCTCGTCACTGAACGACTGGTCGCCACTGATCCGCGCCTGGGTGTGTTCGTCCTGCGCGTAGTAGTAATCGAACACCACCCGGCAGCGATTCGGACCCAGCGGCAGGATCACGTTGGTCTGCAACCGTCCCGGCGTGATGTTCAACATCACGTTCGGATAAATGAAGTAATAGAACGCCTCGCCGGTGCCGTAGCCGACGCCGCTGTCGCGCAGCGGCGAGGTCTGCAGCGAATACCACTCGAACAGTTCGGTGCGGTAGCTGCGGTAGTCGAGTGCCTTGGACAAGCCCGGATGCACGTGGGGCAGGTGGTAACCCTCGACGTAGTTCTCGATGTAGATCTTCCAGTTGCACGCCATCTCGTAGTCGATCCGGCGGAAGTAGCGCATCGCCGAGAGGTCGATGGGCGCGATCCGCTCGGCGATGCCGCCGTACACCTCCTCGAACCGCGGCACGTCGGGATCGAGCGCGACGAACACCAGGCCTTGCCACTCCTGCACGGCGAGCGGCGGCAGGTGGATGTCCGCAACCTTGAAATCCTGCGCGTCTTGCATCTCCGTCGCCGCGCGCAGCTGCCCATCGAGGTTGTAGGTCCAGCCGTGGTACTTGCAGCACAGGGTCTTGAGACCCTTGCCGTTGCACAGCGCGAGCGGCCCGCCGCGATGGCGGCAGATGTTCGGGAAGCCGCGCAGCACGCCGTCCTGACCGCGCACCAGCAGGACCGGTACGCCTGCGACCTCGCCCACCACGTGGTCGCCTGGTTCCGCAAGCTGGTCGCAGTGCGCCACGAGTTGCCAACTGCGCGCGAACACCGCGTGCCGTTCGGTTTCGAGCGTCGCCGCGCCCGAGTAATAGTGCGGCGACATCGCGCGGGCGTGGGCGAGATCCTGGATCGCGTTATCGGGAGGCATGGAAGGATCGACCGTGGGAATGAGTTGTGCGCCCGGAGTCTAGGCTGAGTCCTGCAAGGTGTCACGCGGTGAGTGGGCGGTTGCTGGAGGAACCAGGAACGCAGCTTCGGGCTTGCGGGAACGCAGGCACATGGGGTTGCTGGCCGGGTTTCCATTGCTGCTAGACTCCGCCTGCCGCCGTGATGCGCCTGCCATTCTCACGATGCCGAGTGTTCACGCCGAAACGATGAGTCCGCCTGCATCGGCAGGGCCGCGCACCGCGGCTGACATCGTGCCGGAAGAGTCGGCCACCGGTTCGCTGCAACAGGCACTGACGCGGGCCCGGCAGTTTCTTCCCGCGGCTCCCGCGCTGGCGATCGAGCAACTGCATGAAGTGCTGCGGGCGGTTCCCGGACATCCGCCGGCGTTGCAACTGCTGGCGATGGCGTACGCGCTGCGGGAGGAATTTCCCGCCGCGCTCGACATCCTGGAAAGACTCGCAAGAGCTTTCCCAGAACACGCCGCGATCCAGTTCGACCTCGGATCGACGCTGCATGGTGCCGGACGCGATCACGAAGCCATCGCCGCGTTGCGCCGTGCGGTGAAACTCGACCCGGATTTCCCGCAGGCGTGGCGGTTGCTGGGCGACGCACTGTGGGCGCTGGGTGAACGTGAGCAAGCACAGACGGCGTATCTCGACCACGTGCGCCATTCCACGCGCGACCGCGACTTGCTGGCCGCGGCCGATGCGATGACCGCGAACCGCATCCCGGAAGCCGAAGCGCTGTTGCGTGAACGCTTGAAACAGGCGCCGACCGACGTCGCCGCGCTGCGGATGCTGGCCGAAGTGGCGGCGCGCCTGGAACGCAACGAAGATGCGGCGCACCTGCTGGAGCGCTGCCTGGAACTCGCGCCGGATTTCCTGGAAGCGCGGTGGAACCATGCGTTGGTCCTGCACCGGAGCAACCGGCCCGAGGAGGCGCTGGCCGCGATCGCGCAGGTATTGCAACGCGATCCGGCGCACGCCGCTTGCCTGAACCTCAAGGCCGCGGTGCTGTGCCGGGTCGGCGATTACGAAGAGGCGCTGGCGCTTTACCGCGTGCTCGTCCGCGAGCATCCGGACACGGTGAAACTGTGGTTGAGCTACGGGCACGCGCTGAAGACCGCGAACCACGTCGAAGATGCCGTGGCCGCGTATCGGCGTTGCGTGGAACTGGAGCCCGCGTTCGGCGAAGCGTGGTGGAGCCTCGCCAATCTCAAGATGTTTCGCTTCGAAGCCGCGGATCTTGACACGATGCGCCGGCAACTCGCGCGCAAGGATCTGGGCGACGAGGATCGGCTGCACTTGGAATTCGCGCTGGGCAAGGCGCTGGAAGACAGCGACGACTGCGCGGCATCCTTCCAGCACTACGCGCGCGGCAACGCGATCCGGCGCGCGCAACTGGCCTACGACGCCAGCGAAACCACGTCACGGGTCGCGTACATCCGCACGCACTACACGCGCGAGTTCTTCGCGGCGCGTGCGGACGCAGGCTGCGCGGCGCCGGATCCGATCTTCGTGGTCGGCCTGCCGCGCGCGGGTTCGACCCTGATCGAGCAGATCCTAGCCAGCCACAGCCAGGTCGAGGGCACGATGGAGTTGCCGGAGATCGCCTCGCTCACCGGCGAACTGCGCAAGCAAGCTGGAGCGAACGATGCGATGCCCTACCACCGCGCGCTCGCGGCGCTCGATGCCGGCGCGCTGCGCGCGCTGGGCGAACGCTACCTTGCCGCGACCCGCATCCAGCGCAAGACGGCGCGGCCGTTCTTCATCGACAAGATGCCGAACAATTTCATGCACGTCGGCCTGATCCACCTGATGCTGCCGAACGCGAAGGTCATCGACGCGCGGCGGCATCCGATGGCGTGCGGTTTCTCGATCTTCAAGCAGCACTTCGCGCGCGGGCAGGGCTTCAGCTACAGCCTCGACGACATCGGACGCTACTACCGCGATTACGTCGAACTGATGGCGCACTTCGACGCAGTGCTGCCGGGCCGCGTCTGCCGCGTCTTCTACGAACGGCTGGTCGAGGACACCGAGGCCGAGGTGCGGCGTGTCCTCGATTACTGTGGTCTTGCGTTCGAACAGGACTGCCTACGGTTTTTCGACAACCGGCGGCCGGTGCGGACGGCCAGTTCGGAGCAGGTGCGCCGGCCGATCTACCGCGACGGGCTGGATCACTGGCGAAACTTTGCGGCGTGGTTGCAGCCGTTGCAGGCGGCTTTGGGTCCGGCGCTGCAGGCCTATCCTGCGGCGTCCGGCCGGGAGTAAACAAGCAGGGCAGCGTTGCTTTCATCCACTTCGGGGATCATGCACATGAGCACATATGGGCGGGGTGCGGGGACTCATTCGACGCGTTGGGTGCGATTGCCGTTGGCGGCGGCGATCTGCATGGCGCTGGCGGCGCCGGCGTTGGCGCTGGGCGCGGAACCGGGCGACGCGGCGGCCGCGGGACAGCCGCAGACTTCGACCGATACGCCGGCGCAGAAACCCAAGGCGGACAAGGTCAAGACGCTCGGCACCGTGATGGTGACGGCGCAGAAGCGCACCGAGAACCTGCAGAAGGTGCCGATCAGCATGAACGTGCTGGCCGAGGACCAGTTGCAGGCGCTGCACGTCCAGGACTTCAAGGACTACGTGCAATACCTGCCCGGCGTCACCTTCCAGTCGGGCGGCGGCGGCGTGCAGGCGGGGCCCGGCTACGCGGCGATCTACATGCGCGGCGTGACCGACGGCAGCAACCGCAACCACTCGGGCTCGCAGCCGACCGTGGGCGTGTACCTCAACGACCAGCCGGTCACGACGATCCAGGGTCCGGTCGACATCCACATGTACGACATCGCGCGCGTCGAGGTGCTGAAGGGGCCGCAGGGCACGCTGTACGGCGCCAGCGCCGAGGCCGGTGCGCTGCGCATCATCACCAACAAGCCCGACCCCGGCCGGTTTGCCGCCAACTACACGCTGAGCACGAACAAGGTCTCGCACGGCGGCATCGGCGACACCATCGAGGGCATGCTCAACATCCCAATCAACGAACGCGCGGCGATCCGCCTGGTCGGCTGGCGCGAGCACGACCCCGGCTACATCGACAACAAGCCCGGTTCCGTGACGTTTCCTTCCTCGGGCATCACGCTCAGCAATGCCGACAACTGCACGCCGGCGGCCAAGCTGGTGTGCTCGCCGGTCCGCGCGCACGATCACTACAACGACGTCACCACCAAGGGCGGCCGTGCCGAGCTGAAGATCGACCTCAACGACAACTGGTCGATCAGCCCGTCGCTGATGGGCCAGCAGACGATTTCCCATGGCAACTTCGCGAGCGACCCCGTGGTCGGCGACCTTTCCATCAGCCATTTCTACCCGGAGCGCGCAGATGACCGCTGGTGGCAGGCGGCGCTGACCGTGCAGGGCAAGATCGGCAATTTCGACGTGACCTATGCGTACGGACACCTGCGGCGCAACCAGGAGGACCAGTCCGACTACACCGATTACGGCTACTGGTACGACACCCTCGCCGCGTACGGCCTGTACTTCACGGACAACAGCGGCGCGCTGATCAACCCGGCCCAGCACATCAGCGAGCGGGACGGCTACTACTTCAACAGCAACGAGTTGCGGATCGCGTCGCCCGCGCAGGATCGCCTGCGCTTCGTCGCCGGCGCATTCACGCAGAACCAGAAGCACGACATCCTGCAGGACTACCAGATCGACGGCCTCGCCGATGCGCTGTCGGTTCCCGGCTGGGCCAACACCATCTGGCTGACCCGCGAGATGCGCTACGACAGCAACAAGGCGCTGTTCGGCGAGGTGTCGTACGACATCCTGCCCGACAAGCTCACCCTGACGCTGGGCGAGCGCTACTACCGCAGCCGCGACCACCTGCTCGGGTTCTACGGATACAGCAAGGGCTTCTCGTCCGGATCGAGCTACGGCGAGGCGGGCTGCATCTCGCCGACGCCCTTCTACGGCGCGCCGTGCCTCGACTTCGACAAGAACACGCGCGACAGCGGCTCGCTGCACAAGATCAACCTGACCTGGAACATTTCGCCGACCGCGATGGTGTACGTCACGCGTTCGGAAGGCTTCCGGCCCGGCGGCGTCAATCGTGCGGCCGGCACGGTTCCGTACCAGCCCGATTTCCTGACCAATGTCGAGCTGGGCTGGAAGACCACCTGGCTCGACAACCGGATTTCATTCAACGGCGCGTTGTTCCGCGAGAACTGGAACAACTTCCAGTACAACATCCTGGTGCCGCCGGGCCTCACGATCATCCGCAACGTGAACTCGGCGCGGATCGACGGCCTGGAATCGCAACTGGACTGGCAGGCCACCTACAACCTCAACCTCAGCGCCGGCGTGGGCTTCTACAAGGCACGCCTGACGTCCAATTACTGCGGGTTCTCGGATGCCAGCGGCAACCCGGTGACCAACTGCCCGCCCGGCACCATCAATCCGCAGACCGGCGAAGCGGTGGACGGGCCGCAGGCGCCCGCCGGCACGCGCCTGCCGATCACGCCGCACTTCAAGGGCAACCTGATCGCGCGCTACGCGTTCGATCTCGGCGGCAACGACGCGTTCGTGCAGGCGGCCTGGGTGCACGTCGGCCAGCGCACCACCGACCTGCGCCTGGTCCCGCGCAGCCTGCTGGGCGATCTGCCTTCCTACAACTCGCTCGATCTTTCCGCGGGCGTGCACAAGAACAACTGGTCGGTCGATGTGTTCATCAACAACGCCTTCGACGAGCGCGGGGAACTGTACAAGTACACAGAGTGCAAGCCCGAGACCTGCGCCGCGCACGGCGTTTCCGCGACGTATCCGAACGGGCAGGTGTACACCGGCTATATCAACCCGCGCACGATCGGCATCCGTTTCAGTCAGGATTTCTGACCGGCTGCGGACACTCCGGCACACCGGGCGGCTTATGGCGCGTGAGGGCTGCGACTCTCACGCGTCATAGCCGAAGCGCTCGATCCACGGCTGCAGGATCGGCAACACCGGTTCGAACTCTTCGCGATAATTTTTCCAGCGTCCCACCGCCGCGGCATTCACGGCTTGCGTGACCGCCGCGTAGCTGGGCGTGGCGATGAACTGCTTGCGCCGCGCATGCTCGGCAAAACCCGCGAACGGTGACGCGTCCGCGACTTCCAGGAAACTGCCGAGCCGCGCCACGGCCGCATCCGGATCGGCGACGATCGATTCGTAGCGCCATTCCAGGATGTTGGGCTTCAACACCTCGATGTGCCGGCAGCACTGTTCGAACGCCTCCGTGTAGCCCCGCGCGAGTCGCGGCAACGACGCACACATCGCCCTGAACACGGGCGACCGGAACGCCTGCATGCTGCAACTCAGCAACACGTCGCAGGGATGCCGAACGCACAGAATGATGCGCGCGTCCGGAAACAGCCGCAGCATCATCGGCAGGCACAGCATGTTGAGCGGGTTCTTGTCGATCAGCCGGCGCTGGCCCAGGTCCGGCAGCGTGTGCTTGACCAATCGCCAATACACGGCGCGCAACTGGTCCGCATCGTTCTGGGTCAGGTTCGCGAGGTCGGCCGGATAACGCTGCCCCGCACGCCCCATGCGTTCGATCAACTGGTAGACATAGCCGCGCTCGTCCATCGATCGGAAATCCGGATGCGCGTCGAGCATCTGTTCCAGCAGCGTGGTGCCCGAACGCGGAAAACCGACCACGAACACCGGACTCCGCTCCGCAGGCGGCGCGCTCAAAAGCTTCCACGCGGCGCGCGCGCCCGCATCGACGGTGCGCGCCACCATCGGCAATGGCTGGGTATCCGGCTTCGACAACTCCGGCGCCGCTTGCCGGGCGATTTCCATTTGCCTGGCGTGGGCGATCGCAAGCGCATCCCATGCTTCGCGATAACGCGCCTGCCGGTCGCACGCCGAAGCGAGGCCGAATGCGGCACTCGAGACGACCTCCGGATCCCGTGCCACGTCGAGCACGCGCTGGTAAAGCACGGCAGCTTCTTCGTGGCGACGTTCGCGCATTGCCATCACCGCATGCGCGCGCCAGGCGTCGACGCGTGCGTCCAGGGCGCCTGCGTCCAAGGCATCGAGGGCGTTCAGAGGCAACTGCTGCAACTCGCGGCGCGCCTGATCGAGTTGATTGTTGCGTTCGTGCAAGGCGACGCGTTGCGCGGTGATGCGAAACCGCATGGCCTCGGCCGCCGGCCCTTCGGGCAAGCGTGCCTGCGACAGGACCTTCAGCGCGATTTCCAGGCGTCCCAGCACCGACAATATCGAGGCCAGCACCAGCGCCTGCTCCGCCGGCTGCGGCGGCCAGCGCTCGGCGCCCTCCAGCATGGCCTCCTCACCCTCGATGTTGCCGCAGACGTGGCAGGCGTGCGCCGCCTCCAACCGTGCCTCCACGAACTGCGGCGCTAGGTGTACCGCGTCCAGGAGCGCGTCGCGCGCCAACGCCCAGCGCTGCTGCTGGATGTAAAGCAGGCCGAGGTTGTAATGCACCTCGGCATCGCGGGGCGCCAGCGACTTCGCTTTCAGCAGCGCGCGTTCCGCCGCCGGCAGTTCACCGGCCTGCCGGCAGGCCTCGCCGAGATTGTTCCACCACGCGGAAACGCCGGGCTGCATGCGCGCCAGGCGCTCGAATGTCCTCGCGGCCCGAGAGTATTCGCCGGTCTGCTGCTGCGCCACGCCCAGCAATGCAAGAAACTCCGCGCTCTTCGCCGCGGCGCCGGAAGCCTGCGCGGCCAGCGCGAGCACGCGTTTCGCATCGCCCGCATTCCATGCACTGGCCATGGATTCGACGATCGAGGTGATCGAAGCCGTCATGCGAAATCAATCCTGCAAGGATGGCTCCACTCTAGCGGACGCAAAAAGGGCACCGCTTGCGCGGTGCCCTTGTCCGGTTGGAGCGCCGGCGACACCAACACTCAGAACTTGAGCGTTGCCCTGGCCCAGTAGTAGCGGCCCATCATGTCGTAGGTGGCGGAATCCGTGTTGCCCTGGCCGTTCTGGTAGATCAACGGCGGCCGCTTGTCGAAGAGATTGTCCACGCCCACGTCGAAGCGGGTATGGATGACGGGCACCGCGTAGCCGAGCTGGACGTCGCTGTACACCACCGAGGCTACCGGCAAGTTGGCGTGGGTAAGCGCATCCGCGCTCAGCGCGGTCACCGGGCTGATGTAGCGTGTCCGCCATTGGGCATCCCAGTTGTCACGGTTCCAACCCAGCGTGGCGGTCGCGCGCCAGCGCGCGATGTTGCCGAACTGCGCGTTCCAGGTGCCGGCGAACTTGTCGACCGTGGACCCGGGCGTCCCCGGCGTCGCATTGTTGTTGAAGGTCGAGACGTAGGATGTCGCCAGCCCAAGTTTGAAGTCACCCGGGTTGAAGCTGCCGAAATTGAAATGCGGAAGCTTGTAGTTGACCGTGAAGTCGATGCCGCTGGTGCTCAAGGTGCCCAGGTTGTACACCGGCCCGTCGAAGTAGTTGACCTGCCCCGGAACCTGGGTGGTGTTGTCGTAGCGATGGATGAACGGGCACAGCGGGCTCGCGTTGTTGTAGAAGCACGCGTAGGCAATCGTGGTGGGCGAGAGTGGCACCAGCGTGTCGTACAGATAGATGTGCCAGAAGTCGAGGCTGGTATTCAATCCCGGCGCCCAGCTCGGGTTGTAGACCAGACCGAAGTCGACCGATTTGCCGTGCTCGGGCTTGAGGCCTCCTCCCACCACGCTGCTGCCCGAGTAGTACGAGTTGACTTGCTGACCGTTCGCCACGTAACCGGGGGGCGCGTACTGGCACGCATTGGCGTGTTGCGCCAATTCCGCCGCATCCAGACCGTTGCAGGGATCGTTGAAGTTCGGCTGGTTGATCGAGCGTCCATCGTAAAGCTGGTCGAGATTCGGCGCCCGGAAGACCTGCGAGATGGTGCCGCGCACCAGCAGATCCTGGATCGGACGCCATTCGATCGCGACCTTGCCGTTGGTGGTGGATCCGGCGCTGTTGTAATCCGAGTAACGCACGCCCAGATCGAGGTTCAACGAGTACGCACCTGGCACGTCCTTCAGCAATGGAACCAGGGTTTCGGCAAATGCTTCCTTGACCTCATCGCTGCCGCTGCCTGGAGAACCGCAGGCCTCTCCCGAGATTTGGCACGTACCCGTGGCCGGATCGAGCAAGGCCAGCGGATTGATCGTGTAGTTCATCGAATTCTTGCGGTACAAGGCGCCCACCGCCAACTGCACGTCCCCGGCCGGCAGCGAGAACAGGTTGCCATTGGCGCCAGCCGAAATCTGCCGCAGGATTTCGCGCTTCTGGTAAATCGCGTCCACCGCGCCCGCTGCCAGCGCCGGACCGTTGTTGGCCTGGTCGAAGATGTTGGCGCCGGCGTCGATGGCTGCCTGCAACGCGGGGATGTACAGCTCGTTCTTGTCGTCCTGCATGCGCGAGGTATGGCCGTAATCGACGGTGACATTCCAGTTCCAGCTGCTCTGGCCGACCGCACCCTTCAACCCGGCGATCAATTGCCCAGTGCTGGTGGTGTAGGGATGGATGCGGGTACCGACACCGGTGAGGCGGGTCTGGAAGCCGAAACCGTTGTTCGGAGCGCTGGGCAGTACGCCCGGCAGGTTGAACGTCACGCCGAATGGATTGAACGGTGCGCTGGCGGGAATGATCAAACCATCGCCGGTGCCGACCGGGATCGACGCGTCCTGGCCTGCCGATTCGGTATGGTTGTAGAAGGCATCGACGAAAGCCGTGACGTTGTCGGTCAGGTTGTAGCTGCCGAGCACGAAGCCATCGGTGCGCTGCTGCGAAACCTGGATGTAATTGTAGGCCGCGTAGTTGAACCGGTCGCTGCCGGTGAAACAGCGGTAGTCACTCAGACTGGAACCGTTGCCGCTGGCCAGCGTGACCTTGCCGGTCGCGCAATTGAACTGACCGGTCAACGCCGGGGGCAACTGGATGCGACCTGTCGGGATCGACTGCGAACCCGACACGCTGACCGACCCGCCGTACAAGTACAACTGGTGCGCCGCGAAATCGCGCCGCGAGTTGGGTACCGCGTCGTACTTGTTGTAGTCGATGCCACCGACGATGTTGTAACGATCGCCGGTGTGGCCCAGGGTCAGGCTGAAACCGCGACGCTGGCCGTCGCCGTGGCTGGAGATGCCGTCGTTCACGCTGATCTCGGCGCCGTCGAAATCATGGCGCAGCAGGATGTTGACCACGCCGCCCACGGCATCGGAACCGTAGGTCGTCGAAGCACCCTCGGCCAGCACGTCGATCCGCTGGACCATGTTCTGCGGCACCAGGTTCAGGTCGGCGTTCAGCATGCGCTGGCCGTCGATCAGCACCAGCGTGCGGCCGGTGCCCAGGCCGCGCAGCGACACGCGCGAGGCGCCGTCGCCGCCTTCGGTCAACGGCGTGGCCACGCCGCCGCCGTTGGAGTTGTTCTGGGGGTTGGTGGCATCGCCGGCGATGCTGGGCATTTGCTGCAGCACGTCGCCCAGGGTCGGCTTGCCGGAATTGGTGATGTTCTGACGGTCGATGATGGTGACGGGGCTTGCGGTTTCGGTATCCACGCGCCGGATCAACGAACCGGTGACCACCACCGTCTGCAGCGTCTTGGGCTGCTCTTTCTTGTTGGCCTGGTTGTCCGGCGCCTGTTGCGCCTGGGCCAGACCCGTCGCTGCGACGAGGCCGGCGGTCAAACCGATGCGCACGGCCAGCGACAAGCGTTTCAATTTGTGATTCATGGGCTCTCCCCGTAAATGTGGAAAAACGTCAGCGTGCTTATTGAATACACGCTTGAGGATTCACACGGTCCCGGCCCCTGCACGCCGTGCCATCCGCACCGTGTACGTTAACTGCGCTTTAACAATACTCGTCACATTCCTGTCACGCAATCCTTCCAGACAAGGCTTCCCATCCTCGCAGCCCCTGATTCAGCAACCAGCCAGTATCGGGTACAGGAACCAGAAAAGGCCATGAACCTCCGCAATGACGCTCCTTGACCGCAATTTCGCCGAAACGCTTGCCATCTGCGTCGGCCGTCCCCACCTATCCGGCCACCCCACAGCGAGATCGCCATGGAATCCTTCCACGCCACCACCATCCTGTCCGTGCGCAAGAACGGCAAGGTCGTCCTCGGCGGCGACGGCCAGGTCACGCTGGGCAACACCGTGGTCAAGGCCAACGCGAAGAAGATCCGCCGGCTCGGCAAGAACGCCGACGTGCTGGCGGGCTTCGCCGGCGCGACCGCCGACGCCTTCACGCTGTTCGAACTGTTCGAGGACAAGCTGGTCAAGCACAACGGCCAGTTGACCCGCGCCGCGGTCGAATTGGCCAAGGAATGGCGCACCGACCGCCGGCTGGGCCGGCTCGAAGCGATGCTGGCGGTGGCCGACAAGGACGCGTCCCTTCTGATTTCCGGCAACGGTGACGTGCTGGAGCCCGAACACGGCCTGATCGCGATCGGTTCCGGCGGCCCCTACGCGCAGGCCGCGGCCAAGGCGCTGCTGGACAATTCCGATCTGGATGCACGCGCGATCGTCGAGAAGGCGTTGGGCATCGCCGGCGACATCTGCATCTACACCAACCACAACGTGACGATCGAGGAGCTGGGAATCGAGAATCGGGACTGAAAAGACGGGAATTGAGAATCGGGAATAGAGAATCGTAGAGCCGATCTCCGCCCGATCCGCTTTTCCCATTCCCGATTCCCGATTCCCCATTCACGGCTCCTCACGATTCCCCATTCACCATTCCCGATTCCCGCCTATGTCCGAATTGACCCCCCGCGAAATCGTCAACGAACTCGACCGCTTCATCATTGGCCAGCACCAGGCGAAGCGCGCGGTGGCGATCGCCCTGCGCGACCGCTGGCGCCGGATGCAGTTGGATCCCGCGTTCCGCAACGAAGTCACGCCCAAGAACATCCTGATGATCGGACCGACTGGCGTCGGCAAGACCGAGATCGCACGCCGTCTCGCGACGCTCGCGAAAGCGCCGTTCGTGAAGGTGGAAGCAACCAAGTTCACCGAGGTCGGCTACGTCGGCAAGGATGTCGATTCCATCGTGCGCGACCTTGCCGACGTCGCCTACAAGCTCACCCGCGACCTGGCCAAGGAACGCGTGCGCTCGCAGGCCGAGGAACACGCCGACGAGCGCATCCTCGACGCGCTGCTGCCGCGCCGCGAAGCCAGCGGCGGCTGGGACCAGCAGGACGATGCGAATCCGCTCGAACACGACTCGCCCACGCGCCAGAAGCTGCGCAAGCAGTTGCACGAAGGCGCGCTGGACGAACGCGAGATCGAACTCGAGTTTTCCATGAACGTGGGCGTCGAGATCATGGCGCCGCCGGGCATGGAGGAGATGTCGCAACAACTGCGTTCGATGTTCCAGAGCGTGGGCGGCGGCAAGACGCAAAAGAGAAAGTTGAAAATCAAGGCCGCGCGTCCGCTGCTGATCGACGAGGAAGCCGGCAAGCTGCTCAACGACGACGAACTGCGCGCGGCGGCGATCGAGAACTGCGAGCAGAACGGCATCGTGTTCATCGACGAGATCGACAAGGTCGCGCAACGCAGCGACTGGGGCGGCGCGGGCGTGTCGCGTGAGGGCGTGCAGCGCGACCTGCTTCCGCTGGTCGAAGGCTCCACCGTGTCGACCAAGTACGGCCCGGTCAGGACCGACCATGTGCTGTTCATCGCCTCGGGCGCGTTTTCGATGGCCAAACC encodes the following:
- a CDS encoding TonB-dependent receptor, with protein sequence MNHKLKRLSLAVRIGLTAGLVAATGLAQAQQAPDNQANKKEQPKTLQTVVVTGSLIRRVDTETASPVTIIDRQNITNSGKPTLGDVLQQMPSIAGDATNPQNNSNGGGVATPLTEGGDGASRVSLRGLGTGRTLVLIDGQRMLNADLNLVPQNMVQRIDVLAEGASTTYGSDAVGGVVNILLRHDFDGAEISVNDGISSHGDGQRRGFSLTLGHTGDRYNIVGGIDYNKYDAVPNSRRDFAAHQLYLYGGSVSVSGSQSIPTGRIQLPPALTGQFNCATGKVTLASGNGSSLSDYRCFTGSDRFNYAAYNYIQVSQQRTDGFVLGSYNLTDNVTAFVDAFYNHTESAGQDASIPVGTGDGLIIPASAPFNPFGVTFNLPGVLPSAPNNGFGFQTRLTGVGTRIHPYTTSTGQLIAGLKGAVGQSSWNWNVTVDYGHTSRMQDDKNELYIPALQAAIDAGANIFDQANNGPALAAGAVDAIYQKREILRQISAGANGNLFSLPAGDVQLAVGALYRKNSMNYTINPLALLDPATGTCQISGEACGSPGSGSDEVKEAFAETLVPLLKDVPGAYSLNLDLGVRYSDYNSAGSTTNGKVAIEWRPIQDLLVRGTISQVFRAPNLDQLYDGRSINQPNFNDPCNGLDAAELAQHANACQYAPPGYVANGQQVNSYYSGSSVVGGGLKPEHGKSVDFGLVYNPSWAPGLNTSLDFWHIYLYDTLVPLSPTTIAYACFYNNASPLCPFIHRYDNTTQVPGQVNYFDGPVYNLGTLSTSGIDFTVNYKLPHFNFGSFNPGDFKLGLATSYVSTFNNNATPGTPGSTVDKFAGTWNAQFGNIARWRATATLGWNRDNWDAQWRTRYISPVTALSADALTHANLPVASVVYSDVQLGYAVPVIHTRFDVGVDNLFDKRPPLIYQNGQGNTDSATYDMMGRYYWARATLKF
- a CDS encoding ATP-dependent protease subunit HslV, encoding MESFHATTILSVRKNGKVVLGGDGQVTLGNTVVKANAKKIRRLGKNADVLAGFAGATADAFTLFELFEDKLVKHNGQLTRAAVELAKEWRTDRRLGRLEAMLAVADKDASLLISGNGDVLEPEHGLIAIGSGGPYAQAAAKALLDNSDLDARAIVEKALGIAGDICIYTNHNVTIEELGIENRD
- a CDS encoding ATP-dependent hsl protease ATP-binding subunit HslU; translated protein: MSELTPREIVNELDRFIIGQHQAKRAVAIALRDRWRRMQLDPAFRNEVTPKNILMIGPTGVGKTEIARRLATLAKAPFVKVEATKFTEVGYVGKDVDSIVRDLADVAYKLTRDLAKERVRSQAEEHADERILDALLPRREASGGWDQQDDANPLEHDSPTRQKLRKQLHEGALDEREIELEFSMNVGVEIMAPPGMEEMSQQLRSMFQSVGGGKTQKRKLKIKAARPLLIDEEAGKLLNDDELRAAAIENCEQNGIVFIDEIDKVAQRSDWGGAGVSREGVQRDLLPLVEGSTVSTKYGPVRTDHVLFIASGAFSMAKPSDLIPELQGRLPIRVELSALSVDDFKRILKEPHNALTKQYAAMLGTEGVKLEFSDEGIARLAEVAFKVNETTENIGARRLQTVMERLLESISFEAADKSGEKYAIDAEYVDKNLKDLASNEDLSRYIL